AAGGTTTGCTGATAAATACGGCCGACGCCCTTGATGGTGCCGACGTAAAATGTGTCCTGACTGCCGAGATATCCGGGATGATGGCTTTCTATTTCGCCGCAAGCCTCATCGTCGTGTTTTTTACGCTCCAGAGCTTGTACCTGGGCTTCGGTGAGCACAATGCCCTCTTCAGCGGACTTCTTCTCCAGGGCGTTCAGGCGCTGCTTCATTGAGGCCAGGTCATGGCGCAACCAGATGGAACGCACCCCTGACGGCGACACAAATACGCCGGTTTTGCGCAGTTCGTTGCTGGCCCGCACTTGCCCATGAGCAGGGAAGGCTATCGCAAAATCCAACACCGCCAGTTCCGTGGCCTCTTCCACGCGATTTTTCAGGTTGGGCTTTTTGCGGCTGACCTCAAACAGCGCTTCAACGCCTCCGGCGTCTCGTGCTGTTTGATACCGGTAGAAGGTATCTCTGGAAAAGCCCATGATGCGGCAGGCTCTGGAGACATTGCCGAGTTCGGCAGCAAGGTTGAGAAGTCCGGTCTTGTGTTTGATGACGTTTTGATTGAAACTTTCCATGGGGAAACTCCGTGGGCGCTGTGCCCGGTTGATGGTACGTTTACACTTCCATCAAAACGGAGTTCCCCTCGCTTTTCAAGGGACAACTGTCAGATCAAATCGCGACTACTTCACATTATTCCTGTCGCCAATTCGGATTGTGGAGAACGTATATTCGGAGGAACTGCATAGTCAATTTTTGCTATTAAATAACTGGTTGTCTATTAGTTCTTATATCCGCTCGTTCGGTTTTCTGTCCAGTTTTGTGCGCGATACCCCAAAGAAGTGCCGCGTTGCAAAAATCCGTGCTGCCCTGGTGAGTCAGCTCTCTTGCCCGGTTATTCGCCATGCCCGGAAGTTGGCACGTTGGAGAAATTTTTTGAGGTAGTTCGCGAAGAGCGCCGCCTTTGGTTGGAAATGCCTGCAAGCCCTGGTCATAACCCTGTGCATCGTGACGGGCGCGATATTCAACGGCTGGGGCCTGTTGACCCTGGCCGAGAAGAAAATCACGACTTTGCACCGGGAAATAACCGCGCTGTCAGAACGGAAAGATTCCATGGAAGCCCAGAGCGCCCCGCTATGGGCCACTTTCAAGGGGCTGGAGCCGTATCAGTCGGAGGGCAAGGACTATCTGCTGACACCGGAGGGCTGGACAATCACCCACGGAGGAACGCTCGGCAAACAGAAAGCCTGGAGAATAGTGAGGAAATAGACCATGACCGAACTGGAGCGCACTCTCAAAAACACCTTGCTCACCTTGGAACAGGAATTGAATGCCACCCAGAAAATGCACGGCACATCCCTGGTCAACCACCAGCGCAGCTTGGAGAGCCACGCCCAAACCATTCGTCAGCTACAGGAGAACGTGGCCAGTTCCGAGTCGAACAACAGGAATCAGTGCGGCACTTGCAACGCGTTAGCGATATACATGCGAACTTGAAACCGCTCTTGTCGCGTTTGAGCGCCTTGTTGAACGCCAAATAGAACGATTGCGGGCACAGGGGAGCCAACGCAGCCGTGGGCCGGGGTTGGGGAGGTAAGCCATTTCGGCACAAGTTTGGTTTGGGGTTATGGGACAATGCCCGATAACGCCTTTTGGTACCCAATGAGCAGCAGCTTATCGCCTCGCGCGAGCGGTTGATGCGGGTCTGGCACAAAAACGTACTCAGCTGCGTTTGCTGGACAGATTGCAGCCACCAAAAGACCGTTTGTGTCTCTCAATTTAAGCTCCGCCAAAGACTTCCCTGTCCATTTGTCTACAATAAGTTCCTGGATGAGCACTCCGGTACCAATTGGAAGCAGGTCCAGCATCCCAGGGGTGTTCAGGCGATATGCCACTTGGGTGGCTACGTCTATTTCCGGCTCAAGCACCCGTCCTACGCCTAGTTTGCTAAGAACTTTACGGTGAGCCGCGCTTACCGCTTTTACCAAAATATCTTTTGCTCCTATCTCTTGAAGGTTCAAGGTGATCAAAATGGAAGAATCCATTGTGCTCCCTACAGATACCGCAACAGTGTCACAGGATTGAAGCTTCAACTGGTCCAGAGCTGTTTTGTCGGTAGCATCCGCCACATAAGTCTGTGGAAAAATATCCTGGACGGCATGCACACGTTGAGGATCAATATCTACTCCTAGTACATTATGACCCAACTCTGTAAGCACGATGCCCAGTTGCCTGCCAAATTTTCCCAGGCCGATAATCCCGACTTCCAATGTCTTTTTCATGTAATTACCCTATTGGGATTGATTCTTCAGGATAGGCATAAGCGATTTCTGTATGGAATTGCTGAATGGTCGTTATCAGCCACACCGGGCCGAGCTTGCCTATGAACATAACAAGACAAAGAACAATTTTTCCCCAGTCAGTCAACAAGGGGGTAATATTGAGCGATAATCCTGTTGTACTGAACGCCGAAACTACTTCAAAAAATAAACTGAAAAGAGGAATACGTGCGGCGCCATGATGCGTCAGCCCGTTTTCCGTAATAGCCAGGAGAAATGTTCCCATGAGAATTGTTAATATTGCATAGTAAAACAGCAACATCGCATTATTGCGTATCTGGCTGTTCATAGCCCTGTTTTGGATAACGGCTTGCTTTCTTCCTTTGAGCTGTGCAGCCAAGCTCGCCAAAAGGACACGAAACGTCGTGGTTTTAATTCCGCCAGCTGCCGAACTCGGTGATCCGCCAATGAACATTAAAAATACAGTCATAAGCAGCGTTATATCTGTAAACCCTACCAGATCCGTAGTTGCAAACCCGGCCGTTCGGCTGGTTACTGTTTGAAAGCATGCAGTAAGAAAGCGTTCTCCAAGTGAGGCATCGCTCCATATTGTATTGCCAAGCTCGGACAGAAATATAAATATGCTGCCGGAAGCGAGCATTCCTATGGTCGTTGTTATAACTACCTTGCTATAGAAGCTCAACTTTTTGCTTTCTGCTGTGGAAAAAAGATTATAGTATCCGCTTTTTTTGCAGCTATGCTGCACTTTTTCCACTATCTCATTTATGACAAAGAAACCAAGCCCGCCTATGACAATAAGAAGCATTATGACGATCTGAAAACTCCAACAGTGGCGTAATGGTATCAAACTATCGGGCCATGGGGCAAATCCCGCATTGCAAAAAGCTGAAACCGCCAAAAAAAGCGCGTCAAACGCCGTCACTCCTTTGGGAGAAAGCAATAAGAGAAAAATAAAGCCGATACATTCAAAAGCAAAAACAAAAAATACGATT
This DNA window, taken from Desulfovibrio sp. 86, encodes the following:
- a CDS encoding TrkH family potassium uptake protein, yielding MLSLEAFSANKPVSIVDAFFVATSAVCVTGLSPIDVFSEFTIAGQWIIIALMQLGCLGIITYTTLIFYIIGKNISLRDRLAVQQSIVCSNVFSLRKFIKRIVFFVFAFECIGFIFLLLLSPKGVTAFDALFLAVSAFCNAGFAPWPDSLIPLRHCWSFQIVIMLLIVIGGLGFFVINEIVEKVQHSCKKSGYYNLFSTAESKKLSFYSKVVITTTIGMLASGSIFIFLSELGNTIWSDASLGERFLTACFQTVTSRTAGFATTDLVGFTDITLLMTVFLMFIGGSPSSAAGGIKTTTFRVLLASLAAQLKGRKQAVIQNRAMNSQIRNNAMLLFYYAILTILMGTFLLAITENGLTHHGAARIPLFSLFFEVVSAFSTTGLSLNITPLLTDWGKIVLCLVMFIGKLGPVWLITTIQQFHTEIAYAYPEESIPIG
- a CDS encoding potassium channel family protein, which encodes MKKTLEVGIIGLGKFGRQLGIVLTELGHNVLGVDIDPQRVHAVQDIFPQTYVADATDKTALDQLKLQSCDTVAVSVGSTMDSSILITLNLQEIGAKDILVKAVSAAHRKVLSKLGVGRVLEPEIDVATQVAYRLNTPGMLDLLPIGTGVLIQELIVDKWTGKSLAELKLRDTNGLLVAAICPANAAEYVFVPDPHQPLARGDKLLLIGYQKALSGIVP
- a CDS encoding IS481 family transposase, with protein sequence MESFNQNVIKHKTGLLNLAAELGNVSRACRIMGFSRDTFYRYQTARDAGGVEALFEVSRKKPNLKNRVEEATELAVLDFAIAFPAHGQVRASNELRKTGVFVSPSGVRSIWLRHDLASMKQRLNALEKKSAEEGIVLTEAQVQALERKKHDDEACGEIESHHPGYLGSQDTFYVGTIKGVGRIYQQTFVDTYSKWAAAKLYTTKTPITGADLLNDRVLPFFTSMEMGIIRMLTDRGTEYCGRLETHDYQLYLGINNIEHTKAKARHPQTNGICERFHKTILHEFYQVAFRRKLYNSLEELQADLDVWMEHYNIERTHQGKKCCGRTPLQTLLDGKQIWKEKVGQLN